One genomic region from Streptomyces sp. NBC_00582 encodes:
- a CDS encoding peptidylprolyl isomerase encodes MSDNVYFDITINDEPAGRIVFKLYDDVVPKTARNFRELATGEHGYGYAGSSFHRVIPAFMLQGGDFTRGDGTGGKSIYGEKFEDENFQLKHTRPGLLSMANAGPGTNGSQFFITTIVTSWLDGKHVVFGEVVEGMDLVKKIEGLGSQSGRTSAKITISASGTV; translated from the coding sequence ATGAGCGACAACGTTTACTTCGACATCACCATCAACGACGAGCCCGCCGGGCGCATCGTCTTCAAGCTGTACGACGACGTCGTGCCCAAGACCGCCCGCAACTTCCGCGAGCTGGCCACCGGCGAGCACGGCTACGGCTACGCCGGTTCCTCCTTCCACCGCGTCATCCCGGCCTTCATGCTCCAGGGCGGCGACTTCACCCGCGGGGACGGCACCGGCGGCAAGAGCATCTACGGCGAGAAGTTCGAGGACGAGAACTTCCAGCTCAAGCACACCCGTCCCGGCCTGCTCAGCATGGCCAACGCCGGCCCCGGCACCAACGGCTCGCAGTTCTTCATCACCACCATCGTGACCTCCTGGCTGGACGGCAAGCACGTCGTCTTCGGCGAGGTCGTCGAGGGCATGGACCTCGTGAAGAAGATCGAGGGTCTCGGCAGCCAGTCCGGCCGCACCTCGGCCAAGATCACCATCTCGGCCTCCGGCACCGTCTGA
- the chvE gene encoding multiple monosaccharide ABC transporter substrate-binding protein has protein sequence MRNRRSALAALAGAASALTLSACGQLSGGSSGNGSKGGTIGIAMPTRTSERWLTEGKSMVKDLKHQGYQTQLVYGDDDPDTQVAQIANLVKQGVDALIIAAIDNKSLNGVLKQAAAAKIPVISYDRLILGTENVDYYVSFDNEQVGRLEARYIIEKLGLEDGKGPFTIELFAGSPDDNNTKYFFEGAMALLQPYLDSKKLVVRSGQTTLAKVTTLRWDGPTAQKRMSGILSQSYVGERLDAVLSPYDGISIGVLAALKSYGYGTGSKPYPIVTGQDAELASVKSIIKGEQSQTVYKDVRQLGEVASDMVDAILSGRTPRLNNRRDYNNGVKPVPAYLLQPTSVDKSNYEYVLVAGGFYTAAELK, from the coding sequence ATGCGCAACCGACGATCCGCTCTGGCCGCCCTCGCCGGAGCGGCCTCCGCCTTAACTCTGTCCGCCTGTGGACAGTTGAGCGGGGGCAGCTCCGGGAACGGCTCGAAGGGCGGCACCATCGGCATCGCCATGCCGACCCGGACCTCGGAGCGCTGGCTCACCGAGGGCAAGAGCATGGTCAAGGACCTCAAGCACCAGGGCTACCAGACCCAGCTCGTCTACGGTGACGACGACCCGGACACCCAGGTGGCGCAGATCGCGAACCTGGTCAAGCAGGGCGTCGACGCGCTGATCATCGCGGCGATCGACAACAAGTCGCTGAACGGCGTGCTCAAGCAGGCCGCCGCCGCGAAGATCCCGGTGATCTCGTACGACCGGCTCATCCTCGGTACCGAGAACGTGGACTACTACGTCTCCTTCGACAACGAGCAGGTCGGCCGGCTCGAGGCCCGCTACATCATCGAGAAGCTCGGCCTGGAGGACGGCAAGGGCCCGTTCACCATCGAACTGTTCGCCGGATCCCCCGACGACAACAACACCAAGTACTTCTTCGAGGGCGCGATGGCGCTGCTCCAGCCGTACCTGGACAGCAAGAAGCTGGTCGTCCGCTCCGGCCAGACCACGCTGGCGAAGGTCACCACCCTGCGCTGGGACGGACCCACCGCGCAGAAGCGGATGAGCGGCATCCTCTCCCAGTCCTACGTCGGCGAGCGTCTCGACGCGGTTCTGTCGCCGTACGACGGGATCTCCATCGGCGTGCTGGCCGCGCTGAAGTCGTACGGCTACGGCACCGGCAGCAAGCCCTATCCGATCGTCACCGGGCAGGACGCCGAACTTGCCTCGGTGAAGTCGATCATCAAGGGCGAGCAGTCGCAGACGGTCTACAAGGACGTGCGCCAGCTCGGCGAGGTCGCGTCGGACATGGTCGACGCGATCCTCAGCGGCAGGACGCCGAGACTGAACAACAGAAGGGACTACAACAACGGCGTGAAGCCCGTGCCCGCCTATCTGCTCCAGCCCACGAGCGTGGACAAGTCCAACTACGAGTACGTCCTGGTCGCGGGCGGCTTCTACACCGCCGCCGAGCTGAAGTAG